A genomic stretch from Croceibacterium aestuarii includes:
- a CDS encoding DUF1206 domain-containing protein, translating to MRLGYASRGLTYFLLGYMALGTRARPDEGNQAVFDMLQDVPLGTPLLYLIALGLVAYVVFKLASAVGDVQHRGTDTTGVAKRIGDAASAVAYSILALAAFQFAQGTKQAADSGQSEQAAATVLDWTLGSVVVGAVGLGFLAAAFMQAKGAITASFMHRVSSRAPGAIEPVGRAGYGARAVVFALVGWSIVKAAWFDSGTQVSGLGEALMSLRGSGIAYTAVCIGLMLFGAFSMAVSRYRIIPDFGSEGLKPSFR from the coding sequence GTGCGGCTCGGCTATGCCTCGCGGGGGCTGACCTACTTCTTGCTCGGTTATATGGCGCTGGGTACCCGGGCCCGTCCGGACGAGGGCAACCAAGCGGTGTTCGACATGTTGCAGGACGTTCCTTTGGGGACGCCCCTGCTTTATCTGATTGCCCTGGGATTGGTAGCGTATGTTGTTTTCAAGCTCGCCTCCGCGGTGGGCGACGTGCAGCACCGTGGCACCGACACCACGGGAGTCGCCAAGCGCATCGGAGACGCAGCAAGCGCGGTCGCCTATTCAATCCTTGCGTTGGCGGCGTTTCAGTTTGCGCAAGGCACCAAACAGGCCGCTGATTCCGGTCAGAGCGAACAAGCGGCGGCGACGGTCCTCGACTGGACATTGGGAAGCGTCGTGGTCGGTGCGGTAGGCCTTGGGTTCCTCGCGGCCGCATTCATGCAGGCGAAGGGCGCGATAACGGCGAGCTTCATGCACCGGGTCAGTTCGCGTGCCCCTGGCGCCATCGAACCGGTCGGGCGCGCCGGATACGGCGCCCGCGCAGTGGTCTTCGCCCTGGTCGGTTGGTCGATCGTCAAGGCGGCCTGGTTCGACAGCGGAACGCAGGTCAGCGGACTTGGCGAAGCGCTCATGAGCCTGCGCGGCAGCGGCATCGCCTATACCGCGGTCTGTATCGGGCTGATGCTGTTCGGTGCCTTCAGCATGGCCGTATCGCGCTACCGCATCATACCGGACTTCGGCTCGGAAGGCTTGAAGCCAAGCTTTCGCTAG